The Gemmatimonadales bacterium nucleotide sequence CTCCCGCCAGGCGCTCCCCATCTTCGACCGCCGCCGCTATGCCGCGGCCAGCGGCGTGGCCAAAGGCGCCTACGTCATGGCCGACGCCGATGGGGGGAAGCCCGACGTGCTGCTGCTCTCCAGCGGCAGCGAAGTGTCGCTCTGCGTCGACGCGTTCGAGCGGCTGACGGCGGACGGCACCCGGGCCCGGGTGGTGAGCATGCCATCGTGGGAACTGTTCGAGCAGCAGAGCCAATCCTATCGTGACAGCGTGCTTCCTCCTGAGGTGACCGCCCGGGTGTCGGTCGAGCAGGCCAGCACCTTCGGCTGGGAGCGGTACGTGGGCCCGACCGGAGCCCGGATCGGCATGGAGACCTTCGGTGCGTCGGCTCCGCTCAAGGAGCTGCAGAAGAAGTTCGGCTTCACCGTCGATCACGTGGTCGAGGCGGCACGGGAGCAGCTCGCGCGTCGGGAGGCGGTGCCGGCTCGATGAGGGTCGGCATTGCCGCCGATCACGCGGGCTACGGGCTCAAGCAAGAGCTCATCCCCTCGCTCCGCGCCCTGGGCAACGAGGTGGAGGATCTCGGCACCCACAGCGCGGAGCCCGTAGACTATCCTGATGTGGCCGAACGGGTGGGGCGGGCGGTGCTCTCCGGCGCGGTCGAGCGGGGGATCCTCATCTGCGGGAGCGGAGTGGGAGCCTCGGTGGCGGCGAACAAGCTGCCCGGCATCCGGGCCGGCCTGTGCCATGATACCTACTCGGCCCATCAGGGGGTCGAGCACGACGACATGAACCTGCTGGTGCTCGGCGCCCGGGTGATCGGCATCGAGTTGGCACGGGAGCTGGTGCGGACCTTCCTGCAGGCCAGCTTCACCCATGAGGAGCGCCACGAGCGGCGGCTCGGCAAGATCAGGGCGCTGGAGGACGAGGTGCGTCGGTCGTGAGCGAAACATGACGGAGCTGATCGTCGCATCACGGCCAGAGAATCTGGTGATCGCGGCAGCGGAGTGGCTGGAGGGCGAGGTGGCCAGCGCGATCGCCGAGCGGGGGTCCTGCGCGTTGGGCTTGGCCGGGGGCCGGACGCCCGAGCCGGTCTACCGGGCGCTCGCGTCGGAGTCCAGCATCGATTGGAGCCGGGTAGACGTGTTTTTCAGCGACGAGCGCGCGGTCCCCCCGAACCATCCCGAGAGCAACTATCGCATGGTCCACCTGGCCCTGCTTTCCCAGGTGCCGATTCCCGCCGGCCAGGTCCACCGCATGGAGGCCGAGCGGCCCGACCGGGAGGACGCAGCTCGGCAGTACGAGCGCGCGCTTCCGGTTCAGCTCGATGTCCTGCTTCTCGGCATGGGAGCCGACGGACACACCGCGTCGTTGTTCCCCGGCTCACCCGCCCTGGATGAATGGTCCCGGCTGGTGCTGCCCGTGATCGGCACCAAGCCGCCGCTCGAGCGCCTCACCATCACCCCTCCGGTGATCGAGGCCGCGCGCCAGGTGGCCGTACTCGCGGCCGGCGAGGACAAGGCGCCGATGGTGGCACGCGCCATCGATGGCCCGCTGGCGCCGAGCGCCATCCCGGCGCAGTTGGCACGGCGGGGATTCTGGTTTCTCGACCAGGCTGCCGCGGCGCGGCTCACGGCCAGGAGGGTGGCCAGGTGATCGTGCTGGCCGCCGACGTAGGCGGCACCAACGCGCGGCTCGCCCTGGTGGACCTGGACGGACGAACCGCCCGGATCACGCGGGAGCACCGGTATCCCAGCAGGGATTACCCGGGACTCGCCCCGATCGTCCGCCACTTCAGCGAGCAGGCGCCAGGCCGCCCCGCCCGGGCTTGCCTGGCCATCGCCTGTACCCTGGTGGGCGACGACTGCACCGCGCCCAATCTTCCCTGGACCATCAACGCCCGGCGCCTGGCCGCCGACATCGGCATCCCGCGCACGACGATCATCAACGATTTCGCCGCGGTGGGCTACGGCATCGAGCTGCTGGGCCCGGCCGATCTGGCGACGCTGCAGGAGGGAACCACGGAGCCGCAGGGCCCGATCGCGCTGATCGGCGCCGGCACCGGCCTTGGCGAGGGACTTCTGGTCTGGGAGAGAGATCATTACCGGGTTCTCCCGTCCGAGGGCGGGCACGCCGACTTTGCCTCGCGCGGGAGGCTGCAGGCCGGCCTGCTCCAGTCCCTCGAGGGGCAGTTCAAGCGGGTCTCCTGGGAGCGATTGCTCTCCGGCGGGGGAATCGTCAACATCTACCGGTATCTGCTCGCCTCCGGGGTGGCGCCGGAGCAGGCCGCAGTCCGGACCGAGATGGAGCAGGAAGACCCCGCCGCGGTCGTGGTCCGCCACGGCCTCGGCGGGACCGACCGCCTGTCCCAACAGGCGCTGGATCTCTTCTGTGACGTGTTCGGCGCGCAGGCCGGAAACCTGGCGCTCACCGTGGTAGCGACCGGCGGAGTGTACCTCGGCGGCGGCATCGCTCCGCGCCTCGTCGAGCGGCTCAAGAGCGGTCCCTTCCTGACTGCCTTTCGAGACAAGGGCCGGCTGTCCGGACTGCTGTCCCGCATCCCGGTGCACGTGATCCTGAACCCGAACGTGGGCCTGCTGGGCGCGGCTGCCGTCGCGGCCAGGATGGACTAGCGAAAGGATCCGCAATGGCTAAACGAACCACTCAAACCGCCATGCAGGCTCTGCTGGAGCTGGGGCAGAGTGTCTGGCTGGATTATCTGCGCCGGGGCATGCTTCGCTCCGGGGAGCTCAAGTCCCTCATCGACGAGGGCCTCCGGGGCATGACCTCGAACCCCACGATCTTCGAGCAGGCCATCGGCGGGAGCAGCGACTACGACGACCAGCTCAGGGCTCTCGCCCCATCCCCCGGGAGCGACCTGGAGATCTTCGAG carries:
- the pgl gene encoding 6-phosphogluconolactonase, translated to MTELIVASRPENLVIAAAEWLEGEVASAIAERGSCALGLAGGRTPEPVYRALASESSIDWSRVDVFFSDERAVPPNHPESNYRMVHLALLSQVPIPAGQVHRMEAERPDREDAARQYERALPVQLDVLLLGMGADGHTASLFPGSPALDEWSRLVLPVIGTKPPLERLTITPPVIEAARQVAVLAAGEDKAPMVARAIDGPLAPSAIPAQLARRGFWFLDQAAAARLTARRVAR
- a CDS encoding glucokinase, which translates into the protein MIVLAADVGGTNARLALVDLDGRTARITREHRYPSRDYPGLAPIVRHFSEQAPGRPARACLAIACTLVGDDCTAPNLPWTINARRLAADIGIPRTTIINDFAAVGYGIELLGPADLATLQEGTTEPQGPIALIGAGTGLGEGLLVWERDHYRVLPSEGGHADFASRGRLQAGLLQSLEGQFKRVSWERLLSGGGIVNIYRYLLASGVAPEQAAVRTEMEQEDPAAVVVRHGLGGTDRLSQQALDLFCDVFGAQAGNLALTVVATGGVYLGGGIAPRLVERLKSGPFLTAFRDKGRLSGLLSRIPVHVILNPNVGLLGAAAVAARMD
- the rpiB gene encoding ribose 5-phosphate isomerase B, whose amino-acid sequence is MRVGIAADHAGYGLKQELIPSLRALGNEVEDLGTHSAEPVDYPDVAERVGRAVLSGAVERGILICGSGVGASVAANKLPGIRAGLCHDTYSAHQGVEHDDMNLLVLGARVIGIELARELVRTFLQASFTHEERHERRLGKIRALEDEVRRS